The genomic DNA CAATGCTCACCATCTTTAAGCTCGTTCTCTATAAGTCAAACATCTAGATACAGTACTTGATCGACTCTCATTTTCTTCTGCTCTTGTTTTTGCGTAAGCACATAAAAATGAGGTGCACGGCTTTTGAGCGTGGCCGCGCGAGTAGTGCGCAGCGCAGAGGGAACAATACAGTTATCCCATCAACGTGTGCTACCAGGACGGTATTCGCAGTGCGTGCTGTCTCCGTGTTTATGTCCACATCTCCCGCTGAACACGTGTATTTGAGCTCTACGGTATGGAATGTGGAAAGGTTCTGTGGACCCCCCTCAAGCctgggacaaaaggtccagttgtcccaGTGCTGTTGAAGTGTAGCGCCTGCAGAACAGCGGTTACATTCATGAGTTTGAATTCTCCGCAATGGCTATAATGTGAGCTCATACACTGGTGGTGTTTAAGTAGATTCCCTGCTACTATATAAAGCCCTTTGAAAGTTGTAAAAACAATTGTATTTGCAACTGTTCAACTGGCCCGACCTGGATAGTGGCCTCTAGGTAATTTGAGTTTGAGGCTGCTGCCTTaaacatttttcttgtttcaaatgATGTATTGGCCTCTCCCCCAGAGGATGGTGAGTTaacctacagtatatatttcaaatgaaatgacCAGTATTTTTTGTTCTGTTGCTATCACACATTTTCTTACATTTATACATCCCTTTCTTGTCTATAGATGAAGGTGATGAGGACATTTTACCGTGTACATGTGAGAACACATATTCCTGTGTTAACAACACCTGCTGGAGCTGAATCTGCTTCTACAGTTTGGTCCACAAGCGGGTTGTGAGAGGCTGTTTTTCGACCAGTGAGCAGTGCCATGTGCTTGACGTCCCTAGCTTGTATTCTAAGTGCTGCTTCACACATTTCAGTAATGCTAACCTCATTGTGCCTGAACCAGCAGGTCAGTAAATACACAACGTAACAGCCTTGTTTTGCACAGCTAAAGGGGCCTTTTCTATCTGACCTAACccttaaaaaattgttttgtaaGGTTGGGAAACAGAGCTCGACTTCAGTACAATACAAGAGCAATTGGTTTCAAAACATCTCTTATGCTCAGAGTCAGACTAACCTGCTGAGACTATTCAGCTCTGATTCTTTGACAGACAAGACAATTGCATTACCcattttatattaaattgtaGAGTTCTTTTGTGGCAATATAAGACATTCATTACTGAAACCACAAAGGCCTTGGCCTTACTTGGTGTGACATGAAGCATTTACAGTATAGAGGTTTGGTGGCTGCTGCCTCCTAGTGTTTTATTCATATCACACAAGTTTTAATGAAGCAGCTTTAGGTTGCTCTACTTCAAATAGCAAAAAATAGTGACTTTCTGAATCAAGAGAGACTGATTGCAAAGACTtttaacttaaaggtgcagtcaatattttttcctaatttaaaaagttACTCCTAAGTATACGTGTAGAATCTTGACCActgacatgagatgaagactctagtcatatcagtagccttataaaagctgttttgttctacatgttgagatcacatgaccagccaaatattatTTTCTTAGTGTCTAAAACGAAGCGTGCATCTTTAATCACAATGACAAATTTCACAGTTTCACCTCCATAAAAGCACTTGAAATGTAGTTACGACAACACTGTCTTCTCAGCTGGCCTGGTACAAGGGTGTAACTCATGTCCTGTTGTTTCTGGTATCAGTAGTGCTGGTGGGAGTGCCTCTGTTAGTGCTGCTGGTGATGTCGATGGCAGCCTGCGGTCTCATACTGTGGCTGCGTACAAGGCGACAGCACCACCAACTGATGGAGCATGAAACCTCCGTGCTCAAAGTCCCTAACGGTGGGGACCCTACTTATGATGTAAAGCAAAACTGCTGGGACCTCTGCTACTGTGTTGCATTCATAGCATTTTTTAACTGATCTAACAATCCTTCATTCAGATACAGTCTTTTCTGATTCTTAATCTGTTGTTTATAGTGCTCTAATTCCCACAGGAAACAAATATCACAAATAAGATCTCTaaaatctcagttgtttctcctagtcAGCAATGTGATTAAATAGAGAGTAAATGGAGACTTTACTGAAGTCTCCTGCTTTGCAGATTTTCTCCTGAAAAGTAGACCCCAGTAATCTTGTGTGTCTCGAGTGTTATAGAAGAGATCTTAACAAAGAAGAGAGTTTTTCATagtgtgctcagatttgccaagataccagaATCTGCTAacattagggtgaccatatgtcctctttttcccggacatgtcctctttttttggacctgaaaaagCGTCCAGCCGGATTTcaaaattggatataaatgtGCAGGATTTGACTTTCTTCTTATTGACGTGCAGTTAGGActctcatacattctgtgtatttcagccgcgggccgtgcattttaagtctaggccttcagtgcgattcatgccattaagaaaacacaatttcacAATGAATGAGAtgctatgcctatcatacattacgtggcagtcaactaataataccaactgacattttaaaaacacgtccacgcacgaaagccagaacttgaaacgacacttaacgctcaagcaagcctaattttaactgcagcatgactgttaaCGTCAAAaaccataatttttcatatgactctaccaaggaggtctataatacctggaaaaatatatctaataatatttgcgatttaaatgttgcttgcaataattttcgtttcgtcagggtacagggttatgctgcgttccattcaagttggatgtgggatattcctacttgatatctccgaccataaatgcattccattgcctgatattcggaactgcagtgctcccgttagcttagcaggggtttgactctcattagagatgtctcttagcaacccaactgataaacattactgcagcgctagcatttgtgcttcaggtgtacgattatcaaaagagattataatgttttatacacctgtttctgcaggcgtttgttaaacaagctttaatatcatgtaacgtGGAAACGactaatttatcaatattacttacttaataaagtgaatgtttatcacctactttgtatatctctgactttagttgctcattaatttgcactgttgagggattctgtggaaattctgaaggcctgagggtgTGGAGCTCAGACTTCCGTGCGGCTTCCGCTAATGAGctcggctttgggcatgcgatttgcgaaactgtcacacttcgcttgtaagcatgataaactggataaacttttcgtttttctttatttgtttgtagattaagagtggaaagcgattaaacatacataggcaaaaaggtgattgagaatgaaaggatgaaaaatatttatttatttggcatgttaggccagcagagaaggctttgctggccccgagaattcgccactggtgtATTTGATACCCCGCACCAGTTGTCGTGTTCACATGTCCTTACGTGATTATTCTGACAGAGCGGCAGACTAAGTGCGCTTGGCTGCAGCCttgttaggctggatatctcggctgctATGTCATCCAGCACTGTCGAAGGccgtctcaattgtgaggacacttggGCTGCGCTCCGTTTCAAATTTGTATCCCTTTCCCTCGCAAATTTCACTctgtctcatggactcggatgtacgtcactgcttacGCTGTGCAagtgtccactactggcggaagacatgcaatgggtttaactggaacactcttaacccttgatcacttggagcatgttgaaggctgatgtcaatttgtgaattatttagtgatttttgcacctgagaaaatgTTTTCGGAGATTGATTTTAGTGGCTTACAGTATGTATAAAtcttgtatgtttattttttattttattttttttattcattagaattaattgttagaaaggattaatcaagatttacacaaacaaaaatgttaacataacaatgaacacataggctataactgtgtgataaacagtttaaggtagctacaagtattatgctgttaaatctcaatataacttttctaaactgcttaattgacctaacttcacttcaatcatacattagagttgtgtgggggtgaggtttatgaagtgcaatctgctgtcaTGTCACagtcgagttgcattgtgggatatggagctgcctgaagcatacATCAAACTCGCTCCCTccaaaatcgaggggttgagggtctgtcagtaGAAACTTCCCTAGCTCACTTATCGAAATGGAACATACTTCCAAATTGGCGGTGGGGATTACCCCgtggggaagtgcttaggggagttagagtggatgttaaaagtgaagtggaacgcagccttGGAAGGCAGCATCGTTTCGCagccttctttgccatattttggaggatgcatcgggtgtatcctttttggccttcaatcacccacaatcctttgcacatgtcccaaatttttttaaaaagggtgGAAAACGAGTTGCATGACTGCGGAGGTGGAAACCTTTATGACGCTGcttacttttttttctctctctctcttcaagtttttattcaaatttgcaccaagacaatatgtagaaaaataaaaaaaaatgcaagtagattagacaatacaacaaattagaagataaaaagcacaaaaaaataaattaataaaattaataaaagttacatgaatttgaaaagctttataagttttatagtttttacaagtctagggttccattttttcatatttgaaagggtttaaatataaattcaaagatcagtgttgcaaaataTATTACATAAAGGCTTTTTTTGAGTGACgctagctttgtgaataaaacattttgctaaaataattaaggaATTAAAGACATATTTCtcgttttctgaagtatatgggttttctaaacaaagtcAAATATCACATTATTTCcaacacatctcaaattctgtattgtgtgtttaaaaaaattgtgtgatggaaattaaatttttaacattcttgaaaaaaaattGCCGCCTCATTTgtctaaggctaatttcatagctaacatttgatgtatcctaaatgaaaattaattgatatttaaaaaaaaataaataaataaataaaaaaaatgtaatttggcaaaattacagcttgattggataTGATGGCCAATAAAAATACTCTGATCATAATTGatacttttttttacttatattacatgtcaagcatgctctttactgGCACTTGTTTGACTTGCTAAACAAGTACATTTATTTTGGGGGAAAAATTATTTGGTGTGGTGGAAGTGATGTCACAACTTCGGTCACAGTcgtaatattttttaattgatagaaatcattttcactcaATTAATATggaatttttgtatgtttatttcaATACTTGTTTTGATTTGtgttgggttttttttgttttgttttttctccccttttctccccaatttggaatgcccaattcccaatgcactctaagtcctcgtggtggcttaatgacccgcctcaatccgagtagcggaggatgaatctcagttgcctccacctctgagaacgtcaatccgtgcatcttatcacgtggcttgttgagcgcgttaccacggagacgtagcgcgtgtggaggtccatgctattctccgcggcatccacgcacaactcaccattcaccccaccgagagcgagaaccacattatagcgaccatgaggaggttaccccatgtgactctaccctccctagcaaccaggccaatttggttgcttaggagacctggctagagtcacccAGCATGCCCctgatttgtgtaattttaaatatgtaataattttcttttttaatggatTTTTGTGATTTAATATCGAAAATCTGTCTTTCAATATTAAAGATTATTTACAAGGCTAAAatggtaaaatatatacattaaaggcatttgaaaaatactaaaaataagtGATGAAGgcgttgaagaaacacccaactGTCTCTTAAGATATAATAGAGCAACCTCTAAATTCTTTAATTCCCATAGTTTGACTGTACCTGTAAGTGTGTGTAATAAGTAGGTTTGACAGTTAATAAGTATGTGTAATTCTCCTTTTAGGGtctctttgttttgatttgtaCATCAGGCAGTGGCCTACCTATCCGGTGCAGATGACTATGGCTCGACAGATCTCTCTGGTTGAATGTGTTGGTGAGTAAAACATTCATATACTCATGCAATATACAATTCTGCAAAAacactaataataaaataataatgcattgATCAGACTATGTCTCAATATACGTACAAATAAGTGTCTTGTTTCAGTGTAAACATTTTCTTCTGAATGTCTCTGGTAGGTAAAGGCCGTTATGGAGAGGAATGGAGAGGCATGTGGATGGGAGATAGTGTGGCTGTCAAGATTTTCTTCTCTCATGATGAGCAGTCCTGGTTTAGAGAGACAGAGTTCTACAACACAGTCCAACTGAGGCATGAAAACTTTTTGGCTAAGTACTACCTAGAGTGTGCATTTTTCATTGCTTGTGTGGGAAGGAATAATTTTGAGAGACTTCTGCTGCCATAATATGTTCTGTCTTCTATAAATGTCACAAAACTAttgattaaaaatgcaatatccttctctcactcacacacatgttcTCTTCTCATTATCTGGCTTCATTGCATCAGACATGACATCTAAAAACTCCAGTACTCAGCTATGACTGGTCACGCACTTCCATGAGTTGGGCTCCCTTTATGACTTCCTGCAGTACATCACACTGGACCCAGAGGGCTGCCTGCGCATGTGCCTGTCCATAGCCAGTGGCTTGGTGCACCTCCACACAGAGATTCTCACTACACAGGGCAAACCAGCCATCGCACACAGAGACCTGAAGAGCAGCAACATCCTGGTAAAAAGAAATGGACAGTGCTGCACTGCTGACCTGGGTGAGAGAATAGAACTCCTATTACTGTAGAACTCTAGAATTGTGCTGTTATCAAACACATAT from Myxocyprinus asiaticus isolate MX2 ecotype Aquarium Trade chromosome 29, UBuf_Myxa_2, whole genome shotgun sequence includes the following:
- the LOC127420440 gene encoding serine/threonine-protein kinase receptor R3-like; its protein translation is MSMAACGLILWLRTRRQHHQLMEHETSVLKVPNGSLCFDLYIRQWPTYPVQMTMARQISLVECVGKGRYGEEWRGMWMGDSVAVKIFFSHDEQSWFRETEFYNTVQLRHDI